One Gossypium raimondii isolate GPD5lz chromosome 3, ASM2569854v1, whole genome shotgun sequence genomic window carries:
- the LOC105795213 gene encoding gallate 1-beta-glucosyltransferase 84A24-like yields MRTEPLLHAFLVSFPAQGHVNPLLRLGKRLASKGLLITLSTPKVFGKQMAKANNITDDQLIPVGDGFLRFESFQDGWDDDDPRRAHLDQYMHQLELAGKPAISAMIKRYAEQNRPVSCLINNPYIPWASDVAESLGIPSAMLWVQSCACFAAYYHYNHGLVPFPTETDPEIDVQLPSMPLLKHDEVPSYLRPSTPFAFLRTAILGQFKKLDKPFCVLIDTFQELEPEIVEYMSKFCLIKTVGPLVKYPEVPNSTIRCDMMKPDDCIEWLDSKPASSVIYISFGTVVYLKQEQVDEIAKALLATGISFLWVMKPPAKEFGLPFHTLPEGFLEKVGDNGKILLWSPQVKVLTHPSISCFMSHCGWNSVLETLSCGVPIIAFPQWGDQVTNAVYLVDVFKTGLRMGRGKGKKGITPKEEVAKCFVEATLGLKAKDLKSNALKWKLAAEEAIADGGSSDRNMQTFIDEVKNRCRAQQ; encoded by the coding sequence ATGAGAACTGAGCCTCTGCTTCATGCGTTTCTTGTTTCATTTCCAGCCCAAGGCCATGTAAACCCTCTACTTAGACTCGGCAAGCGCCTTGCCTCCAAGGGTTTGCTTATCACACTATCTACCCCCAAAGTCTTCGGCAAACAGATGGCTAAAGCCAACAACATCACTGACGACCAGCTTATCCCTGTGGGCGATGGCTTTCTCCGATTTGAATCGTTCCAGGATGGTTGGGACGACGACGACCCGAGACGCGCACACCTCGACCAATACATGCACCAACTGGAGCTCGCAGGCAAACCAGCGATTTCAGCGATGATCAAGAGATACGCCGAGCAAAACCGTCCCGTTTCTTGCTTAATCAACAACCCTTACATTCCTTGGGCATCTGATGTTGCTGAAAGTCTCGGCATCCCTTCAGCAATGCTTTGGGTGCAGTCTTGCGCGTGTTTCGCCGCCTATTACCATTACAATCATGGGTTAGTGCCGTTTCCTACTGAAACTGATCCTGAAATTGATGTTCAGTTGCCGTCCATGCCACTTCTCAAGCACGATGAAGTTCCTAGCTATTTGCGCCCTTCAACTCCTTTTGCTTTCTTGAGGACCGCCATTCTTGGTCAATTTAAGAAACTTGATAAGCCATTTTGTGTATTAATAGACACTTTCCAGGAACTAGAACCTGAAATAGTTGAATACATGTCCAAATTTTGCCTTATAAAGACTGTTGGTCCATTGGTCAAATACCCGGAAGTACCAAACAGCACGATCCGTTGTGACATGATGAAACCCGACGACTGCATCGAGTGGCTCGACTCCAAACCGGCCTCCTCAGTGATATACATCTCGTTTGGTACCGTTGTTTACTTGAAACAAGAACAAGTGGATGAAATAGCTAAGGCGCTGTTAGCCACTGGTATCTCATTCTTGTGGGTAATGAAACCACCAGCAAAGGAGTTTGGCCTTCCATTCCACACTTTGCCTGAAGGGTTTTTGGAGAAAGTGGGTGACAATGGCAAGATCTTGCTATGGAGTCCGCAAGTGAAAGTGCTGACCCACCCTTCAATTTCCTGCTTCATGTCGCATTGCGGTTGGAACTCGGTGTTGGAGACGCTTTCATGTGGTGTGCCCATCATTGCGTTCCCTCAATGGGGCGATCAAGTGACAAATGCTGTTTACTTGGTCGATGTGTTCAAAACCGGCTTGAGAATGGGCCGTGGAAAGGGCAAAAAAGGGATAACTCCAAAAGAGGAGGTGGCAAAATGCTTTGTGGAAGCAACGTTAGGGCTGAAGGCAAAGGATTTGAAGAGCAACGCATTGAAGTGGAAACTAGCGGCGGAGGAAGCAATTGCAGACGGTGGTTCCTCTGACAGGAACATGCAAACTTTCATTGATGAGGTGAAAAACAGATGCAGAGCACAACAATGA